A section of the Perognathus longimembris pacificus isolate PPM17 chromosome 7, ASM2315922v1, whole genome shotgun sequence genome encodes:
- the Lurap1 gene encoding leucine rich adaptor protein 1, with translation MEGTLESQTPDLRDVESKVGRKTPEGLLRGLRGEWEPGPRGSPPPPGAPSSGPGLGDKIMALRMELASLRVIDVKILQQLVTLNEGIEAVRWLLEERGMLTSHCSSLTSSQYSLTGGSPGRSRRGSWDSLPDTSSTDRLDSVSIGSFLDTVAPRELDEQGPPGVPCPEMDWAKVIPGEERARTEVDLTATQLGSLRAVWMPSGEGFQGGPLEPPEDQSTKLGFEAHWYWGQGQDDVTFL, from the exons ATGGAGGGGACCTTGGAGTCCCAGACGCCTGACCTGCGGGACGTGGAGAGCAAGGTGGGCAGGAAGACCCCGGAGGGGCTGCTCCGCGGGCTGCGGGGCGAGTGGGAGCCGGGGCCCCGCGGTTCCCCGCCGCCCCCGGGGGCGCCCAGTTCCGGCCCCGGCCTGGGGGACAAGATCATGGCGCTGAGGATGGAGCTG GCTTCCCTGCGAGTCATCGATGTGAAAATCCTGCAGCAGCTGGTGACCTTGAACGAGGGCATCGAGGCCGTGCGCTGGTTGTTGGAGGAGCGGGGGATGTTGACCAGCCATTGCAGTAGCCTCACCAGCAGCCAGTATAGCCTGACAGGCGGGAGCCCAGGCCGCTCACGGCGAGGCAGCTGGGACAGCCTGCCGGACACCAGTTCCACTGACCGGCTGGATAGTGTCTCTATTGGCAGCTTCTTGGACACCGTGGCCCCCAGAGAGCTGGATGAACAGGGTCCCCCTGGGGTTCCTTGTCCAGAGATGGACTGGGCAAAGGTCATACCTGGTGAAGAGAGGGCCAGGACTGAGGTGGACCTGACAGCCACCCAACTAGGGAGCTTGAGGGCTGTGTGGATGCCCTCAGGGGAGGGGTTCCAAGGTGGACCCCTGGAGCCACCAGAGGACCAGAGTACCAAGCTGGGTTTTGAGGCCCACTGGTACTGGGGACAGGGCCAAGATGATGTGACCTTCTTGTAA